From Sulfuracidifex tepidarius, one genomic window encodes:
- a CDS encoding glycosyltransferase family 4 protein codes for MKLLYVNIGRPTISGATTTVKELLSRLPDYGIEVGLIEVVSKKEAGLLDTFPDLKNKVKLEDKIVLPSDSKQYRLIRKIYLSTIFKNRINKISRKYDFVIGASTRNSINMIYTEPFIFHPLWKFYMELIKKTNPIDGTFWFISSISNLKRYRKNKNNICAGLILSNSLKENYGIDCYPMDPPAGVDLESARRAKPLMDLDAIQVSRVGFMKGTHDTIEVMKRLKEKGYNKLAIAGPIDHDFNLEEKIKDTGISYLGEVSRDMIFSTMKSGKVFIYPTYIDSFGIVVAEALACGVPVVTYDIPAMTHYYGKCDAVRIVKTGNVEEMTRETLNILSNYEKYSKIALECSEMFSWEYTVSSFIGILDKTKNEI; via the coding sequence ATGAAACTTTTATACGTCAATATAGGAAGGCCCACTATAAGCGGTGCAACGACAACTGTAAAGGAGTTATTATCCAGACTTCCTGACTACGGAATAGAAGTAGGCTTAATCGAGGTCGTCTCTAAAAAAGAAGCAGGGCTACTGGATACTTTCCCCGATCTGAAAAACAAGGTAAAGCTAGAGGATAAAATTGTTTTGCCTAGCGATAGTAAACAATACAGACTTATAAGAAAAATTTATCTTTCTACGATTTTTAAAAATAGGATCAATAAGATCTCAAGAAAATACGATTTTGTTATAGGAGCTTCAACTCGAAACAGTATCAACATGATCTATACTGAACCTTTTATATTTCATCCTTTGTGGAAATTTTACATGGAATTAATTAAAAAAACTAATCCAATTGATGGTACCTTTTGGTTTATAAGTAGTATTTCTAATCTAAAAAGATATAGAAAAAATAAAAATAACATATGCGCCGGGCTAATATTATCCAACTCACTCAAAGAAAATTATGGAATTGACTGTTATCCAATGGACCCACCTGCAGGTGTAGATCTAGAGAGCGCAAGAAGGGCAAAACCCCTGATGGATCTAGACGCTATACAAGTTTCAAGGGTTGGATTCATGAAAGGAACTCACGATACAATAGAAGTCATGAAAAGACTAAAAGAAAAGGGCTACAATAAGTTAGCAATAGCGGGGCCTATAGACCATGATTTCAATCTGGAAGAAAAAATTAAAGATACTGGAATATCATACTTAGGAGAAGTAAGTAGAGACATGATATTCAGCACTATGAAGTCAGGGAAAGTGTTTATTTATCCTACATATATAGACTCATTTGGAATAGTGGTAGCTGAGGCCTTAGCATGTGGTGTACCTGTTGTGACTTACGATATCCCTGCAATGACACATTACTACGGAAAGTGCGACGCTGTGAGAATTGTTAAAACTGGAAACGTGGAGGAAATGACTAGGGAGACTCTAAATATACTTTCTAATTATGAAAAATATTCTAAAATAGCTCTAGAATGTTCGGAAATGTTCTCATGGGAATACACTGTATCATCTTTTATAGGTATTCTAGATAAAACTAAGAATGAAATATAA